A single region of the Dehalobacter sp. 12DCB1 genome encodes:
- a CDS encoding UbiD family decarboxylase has product MSQDLRDFLKQLDQDGEVKYVTEEVKREYEISTLIMELEKEHRYPVMVFDQVENSAFPVVTSILSTRERFGKGLGVDASKVAETYAKRIKNRIEEVKVIDNPPFADHCLTGDDIDLYKLPIPVHFPIDAGPYVTSGLCVAKDPESGVETLGFHRMQLKSKDTLGISLHSRQRLWEYFRRSEEKGESLEAAIVIGVHPNIALGSMALVPYDQGKYGAIAGLFGGPLEVAPCATVNLQVPAYAEIVLEGEILADVREKEGPFAEFTNYACYRSTENVFKVKAIRYRQNAFYHDLTPGMSSEHITVVALQREGDVLNALHQTLPNIKAVHAPFSACGLFHCYISMKKIAEGQPMQAIYAAFAVDHNIKMVVVVDEDVDVFNEGEVLWALATRLQADKGVSILPQHLGMGVTLDPSTDELSRTSKMGIDATKPLSGFAPKIQLDDEVREAVQRLLKYAK; this is encoded by the coding sequence ATGAGTCAGGACTTAAGAGATTTTTTGAAACAGCTTGATCAAGATGGTGAAGTGAAATACGTCACCGAAGAAGTCAAAAGAGAATATGAGATCAGTACGTTAATCATGGAGTTGGAAAAAGAGCACCGCTATCCCGTCATGGTTTTCGATCAAGTAGAAAATAGCGCGTTCCCTGTGGTTACCAGTATTCTCAGTACGAGAGAACGGTTTGGAAAAGGCCTGGGGGTCGATGCGTCTAAAGTTGCTGAAACGTATGCGAAACGCATCAAAAACCGTATTGAAGAGGTAAAAGTCATTGATAACCCTCCTTTTGCCGACCACTGCCTCACCGGAGATGACATCGATCTCTATAAGCTTCCCATTCCTGTGCACTTTCCGATTGACGCAGGTCCTTATGTAACCTCAGGCCTGTGTGTTGCTAAAGACCCTGAAAGCGGTGTCGAAACCTTAGGCTTTCACCGTATGCAGTTAAAAAGTAAGGATACATTAGGGATTTCGCTTCATTCCCGCCAAAGACTCTGGGAATACTTCCGCAGAAGCGAAGAAAAAGGGGAGAGTCTGGAAGCAGCTATCGTGATCGGTGTCCATCCGAATATCGCCTTAGGATCCATGGCCCTCGTCCCTTATGATCAGGGGAAATATGGGGCGATCGCCGGACTTTTTGGTGGACCTCTAGAAGTTGCGCCATGCGCTACTGTGAATTTACAGGTTCCGGCCTATGCAGAAATTGTCTTGGAAGGCGAAATACTGGCTGATGTGCGGGAAAAGGAAGGTCCTTTCGCTGAATTTACCAATTACGCCTGCTATCGAAGTACGGAGAATGTCTTTAAAGTCAAAGCCATCCGCTACCGCCAAAATGCTTTTTACCATGATTTAACACCGGGGATGAGCAGTGAGCATATTACCGTTGTAGCTTTACAGCGGGAAGGCGATGTCTTAAATGCCCTGCATCAGACTTTACCGAATATCAAAGCAGTTCATGCACCCTTTTCAGCCTGTGGTCTTTTTCATTGCTATATCTCCATGAAAAAAATTGCCGAAGGGCAGCCTATGCAGGCCATTTACGCCGCTTTTGCCGTCGACCACAACATCAAAATGGTCGTTGTGGTGGATGAAGATGTTGATGTCTTTAACGAAGGGGAAGTCCTATGGGCACTTGCCACAAGATTGCAGGCGGACAAAGGGGTTTCCATTTTACCGCAGCACCTGGGAATGGGTGTGACCCTTGATCCCTCAACGGATGAATTAAGCCGTACGTCCAAAATGGGGATTGATGCCACAAAGCCCTTAAGCGGTTTTGCCCCTAAAATCCAATTGGACGATGAAGTAAGAGAAGCAGTGCAACGGCTTCTTAAATATGCCAAATAA
- a CDS encoding Crp/Fnr family transcriptional regulator: protein MSDNDLPWLKHTKLFRSPIDGWKKVFADRERLLYPKGSIIIKQGITIEKLLYIFTGTVEYSKVDEEGNEVLIDVLGANNLFMIAPLFTGIPPLGSFTAVEDTVAAAISIQEMKSLMKSDFTLTEELLYDLSMKSNNHISRLQKHYTYKVDHRIIETLCALADQQGMQLFINQQDLAELADTTRVTVSKLFRDLKSENIIRPIYGGIIIQDYSRLKNWQKHI from the coding sequence ATGAGTGATAATGATCTACCATGGCTGAAACACACAAAATTATTCCGGTCGCCAATAGATGGTTGGAAGAAAGTTTTTGCGGATAGAGAAAGATTGTTATATCCCAAAGGAAGCATTATTATTAAACAAGGCATTACGATTGAGAAGCTATTATATATTTTTACAGGGACGGTTGAATATTCGAAAGTTGACGAAGAAGGCAATGAGGTTCTCATTGATGTCTTGGGTGCAAATAATTTATTTATGATTGCGCCATTGTTTACCGGTATTCCCCCTCTCGGTTCATTTACGGCTGTTGAAGACACAGTAGCCGCTGCAATTTCAATTCAGGAAATGAAAAGTTTGATGAAGTCTGATTTTACGCTTACTGAAGAGCTGCTCTACGACCTTTCAATGAAAAGTAATAACCATATAAGCCGGCTGCAGAAACATTACACTTACAAGGTAGACCATAGAATTATCGAAACTTTATGTGCACTTGCAGATCAACAAGGGATGCAACTGTTTATCAATCAACAAGATTTGGCTGAACTTGCAGATACAACAAGAGTAACGGTGTCAAAATTATTTCGCGACTTAAAATCTGAGAACATTATACGGCCAATATATGGAGGGATCATTATACAGGATTATAGCCGTCTAAAAAACTGGCAGAAACATATTTAA
- a CDS encoding zinc ribbon domain-containing protein: MPTYDFICEKCGHKFSVFCSVSSRDKQICPQCADDKITQRFTTVNAYGVKGGKTCSSGKCSPGCKC, encoded by the coding sequence ATGCCAACTTATGACTTTATCTGCGAAAAGTGTGGTCACAAGTTTTCTGTTTTTTGTAGTGTTAGTTCAAGAGACAAACAAATATGTCCGCAGTGCGCTGATGATAAAATAACTCAGCGGTTTACAACGGTTAATGCCTATGGAGTTAAAGGTGGTAAAACCTGTTCATCTGGGAAATGTAGTCCTGGCTGCAAATGTTAA
- a CDS encoding hydantoinase/oxoprolinase family protein, with product MIKIAIDTGGTFTDYTAVGTFQNGKNKMIFVKNPTDHKNPARGIIAGLKKLAAAWHTDLEPLLAETEQIIHGTTLALNALLEKKGAVTALFTTEGFRDALEIRRSQLENQWDLQAEMPEVLVPRRLRLGITQRMDYKGDIIKELDENAVRFACRKCKEYGVQSIAVCYLFSFLNPEHEKRTAEIIQEELPGVFVSLSSEVAPKIREYERTSTTVLNAYLTPVLADYLNIIKRELAQFGWDKPINMMMNSGGLSDTDAMARFAVKTLLSGPAGGACGNEAMGKMMKNSYTVLADMGGTSFDVHVADIENRLIPQSEIAGYPLAIPTIDITSIGAGGGSIAHVDESGRILVGPDSAGSVPGPACYGFGGTEPTVTDALVVLGLIDEENFLGGSMRLNKKLAEKAIDDKIAKALNVAVKEGANIIYQIAVEMMADAVRLVTVQKGNDPRKYRLIGAGGAFSLFAANMMDALHMNEVLFPVTGPVFCAWGMLGASRRSDFTISFFMERGQWNPQKINTVIKDMKEEGKAELIRLGVPEKQQDFCLTLEMRYIGQHHEISVPWQGTFTRERRDALDIAFNNTHESIYEYAERDKEWEIINIHLACMETEKENILFPFAENKLPLTERIVAGEPFGQAGEISVPVYHAGDFLDDGTKNITGPALINFDYTTVLISAGFVGKTIRNGILTLTKVGH from the coding sequence ATGATTAAAATTGCCATTGATACAGGAGGTACTTTCACCGACTACACCGCGGTAGGGACGTTTCAAAACGGTAAAAACAAAATGATCTTTGTAAAAAATCCAACTGATCATAAAAATCCTGCGCGGGGGATTATCGCCGGATTAAAAAAATTGGCAGCTGCCTGGCATACGGATTTAGAACCACTCCTTGCGGAAACGGAACAAATCATTCATGGTACCACCTTAGCTTTGAACGCCCTTTTAGAGAAAAAAGGTGCCGTTACCGCGCTTTTCACCACGGAGGGATTCCGTGACGCTCTGGAAATACGCCGTTCTCAATTGGAAAATCAATGGGATCTCCAAGCGGAAATGCCGGAAGTTTTGGTTCCCCGCAGACTGCGGTTAGGAATAACACAGAGAATGGACTATAAAGGCGATATCATCAAAGAATTGGATGAAAACGCTGTAAGATTTGCTTGCAGGAAATGTAAAGAATACGGCGTGCAGAGTATTGCTGTCTGCTACCTTTTTTCATTTTTGAATCCGGAACATGAAAAAAGAACGGCTGAAATCATTCAGGAAGAACTCCCTGGAGTTTTCGTATCATTGTCGTCGGAAGTAGCGCCGAAAATCAGGGAATATGAAAGAACATCCACTACCGTCCTCAATGCTTATCTGACACCGGTTCTGGCAGATTATCTCAATATCATTAAAAGGGAACTAGCGCAATTTGGTTGGGATAAGCCCATTAATATGATGATGAACAGCGGTGGTTTAAGTGATACGGATGCCATGGCAAGATTCGCTGTCAAAACCCTTCTTTCAGGACCGGCCGGCGGTGCCTGCGGTAACGAAGCCATGGGAAAAATGATGAAAAATTCCTATACTGTTTTGGCGGACATGGGGGGGACTAGTTTTGATGTGCATGTGGCGGATATTGAAAATCGGTTGATTCCCCAATCTGAAATTGCTGGGTATCCCTTAGCGATTCCGACCATTGATATCACTTCGATTGGCGCGGGCGGCGGCAGTATTGCTCATGTCGATGAAAGTGGAAGAATCCTGGTGGGTCCGGACTCTGCCGGATCAGTTCCAGGCCCTGCTTGCTACGGTTTTGGCGGAACCGAACCCACCGTTACGGATGCTTTGGTTGTTCTCGGTCTGATTGATGAAGAAAACTTTCTGGGCGGCAGCATGCGCTTAAATAAAAAACTGGCTGAAAAAGCGATTGATGATAAAATTGCGAAAGCGTTAAATGTTGCGGTGAAGGAAGGTGCCAATATCATTTACCAAATTGCGGTAGAGATGATGGCCGATGCGGTACGTCTTGTCACGGTCCAGAAAGGCAATGACCCCAGAAAATACAGGTTAATAGGTGCAGGGGGAGCCTTTTCTCTGTTTGCTGCAAATATGATGGATGCTCTCCATATGAATGAAGTTTTGTTTCCCGTTACCGGACCGGTCTTTTGTGCCTGGGGCATGTTAGGTGCATCGCGTCGCAGTGATTTCACCATAAGTTTCTTTATGGAAAGGGGGCAATGGAATCCCCAAAAAATCAATACTGTGATCAAGGATATGAAAGAAGAAGGAAAAGCTGAACTCATCCGTTTGGGTGTACCGGAAAAACAACAGGATTTCTGCCTTACTCTTGAAATGCGCTATATCGGACAGCATCATGAAATATCGGTACCCTGGCAAGGGACTTTTACGCGTGAGCGCAGGGATGCTCTAGACATAGCCTTTAATAACACCCATGAAAGTATCTATGAATATGCCGAAAGGGACAAGGAATGGGAAATCATTAATATCCATCTTGCTTGTATGGAAACAGAAAAGGAAAACATACTCTTCCCGTTTGCTGAAAACAAACTTCCCTTAACGGAAAGAATCGTGGCAGGAGAACCGTTCGGGCAAGCAGGTGAAATTTCTGTCCCCGTTTATCATGCCGGTGATTTTCTCGATGATGGCACGAAAAATATCACCGGTCCCGCTTTGATCAATTTTGACTACACCACCGTTTTGATTTCCGCTGGATTTGTTGGTAAAACGATTAGAAATGGTATTCTAACATTAACCAAAGTCGGACATTAA
- a CDS encoding UbiX family flavin prenyltransferase encodes MKILLAMTGATGVIYGVRLLEVLKETEHRVSLIMSEWAKETLSLETDYTLNYVQALADTVYDHNDLAAAVASGSYGIDATIIAPCSMKTLSAIANGYSDNLIVRASDVALKERHPLLLMVRETPLSSIHLKNMMSVTEAGGILVPPMPAFYHRPETIDDIVNQSVGKVLDLLKIPHDLYERWRSDS; translated from the coding sequence ATGAAAATTCTTTTAGCCATGACAGGGGCAACCGGGGTGATCTACGGTGTACGTTTATTGGAGGTTCTGAAAGAAACAGAACATCGCGTTTCTCTGATCATGAGCGAGTGGGCCAAAGAGACACTCTCCCTTGAAACAGATTATACGTTGAATTATGTCCAGGCTTTAGCAGATACGGTGTACGACCATAACGACTTAGCTGCAGCTGTTGCCAGCGGTTCTTACGGGATTGACGCAACCATTATCGCACCTTGCAGCATGAAGACACTGTCGGCAATTGCCAATGGCTATAGCGACAACCTCATTGTGCGTGCTTCTGATGTTGCCTTAAAAGAACGTCATCCCCTTTTGTTAATGGTAAGAGAAACGCCGCTCTCTTCAATTCATCTGAAAAATATGATGTCTGTAACGGAAGCAGGCGGAATACTCGTCCCCCCTATGCCGGCCTTCTACCATCGCCCTGAAACCATTGACGATATCGTGAATCAAAGCGTCGGTAAGGTGTTGGATTTGTTGAAAATTCCACATGATCTCTATGAAAGATGGAGAAGCGACTCATGA
- a CDS encoding ABC transporter ATP-binding protein encodes MEPAVQLKIESLAFPPETKKVLKDIDLTINQGDFIAITGEAASGKSMLLHSITGAAPQFFNGQLNGTIKVMGQNIHEIPLAKMCDYIGYMMQEPQNQIVSITAAEEVAFGIANMELPWEEIKNRVKKTLQFVGLEGFEQRNTDGLSGGQAQRVVLASVLAMETPILVLDQPTAELDGKGKQDLYSHIAYLNREKGVTVIMVMDRACDILPYTNRILIMAEGAIKEECSPDDYLERLNKKTSPAKNITATDKKIIEVKDLTFTYKGDFKGCEKIDLSINHGDFIGLIGLNGSGKTTLLKLMEGLLVPDAGAIQIFGKPLTKRNFATIRSQIGFLFQNPDLQIFSNTVKDEVAFILRTRKLPRGEIEEKVNGILTEVGLLAYADIHPHRLSRCQRQKLAIASVLVGDPEIIMADEPTSGLDEEQSVVIMELLSAFQQQGKTVILVTHDLGLAKQYANRIVAMHKHRLALDIPAQEIGSYEKTLKDIGLDFQKEGVDYGFH; translated from the coding sequence ATGGAACCTGCGGTACAGCTTAAAATAGAATCTCTTGCTTTTCCGCCTGAAACAAAAAAAGTATTAAAAGATATTGACTTAACCATTAATCAAGGAGATTTCATTGCTATTACAGGGGAAGCTGCATCGGGCAAATCGATGTTGCTTCATAGCATCACCGGAGCAGCGCCTCAATTTTTCAATGGGCAGTTAAACGGTACCATTAAGGTGATGGGGCAAAACATCCATGAAATCCCCTTAGCAAAAATGTGCGATTACATCGGTTATATGATGCAGGAGCCGCAAAATCAGATTGTCAGTATCACGGCGGCGGAAGAGGTTGCTTTCGGCATTGCCAATATGGAACTTCCTTGGGAGGAAATTAAGAATAGAGTCAAAAAAACTTTACAATTCGTTGGACTGGAGGGTTTTGAACAAAGAAATACGGATGGGCTGTCCGGCGGTCAAGCTCAAAGAGTGGTATTGGCAAGTGTTCTAGCGATGGAAACTCCTATTCTTGTTTTAGATCAGCCCACCGCAGAATTAGACGGAAAGGGAAAACAAGACCTCTATTCTCATATCGCTTATTTAAACAGAGAAAAGGGAGTTACCGTGATTATGGTAATGGACCGGGCCTGCGATATTCTCCCCTATACCAATCGTATTCTTATCATGGCTGAAGGAGCCATTAAAGAAGAATGCAGCCCTGATGACTATCTAGAACGGTTAAATAAAAAAACTAGCCCAGCAAAAAATATTACAGCAACAGATAAAAAAATAATTGAAGTGAAGGATCTAACCTTTACCTATAAAGGGGATTTTAAGGGATGTGAGAAAATTGATTTGTCGATTAATCACGGCGATTTTATTGGGTTGATTGGACTCAATGGTTCAGGCAAAACGACGCTCTTAAAGTTAATGGAAGGTCTGCTTGTCCCGGATGCTGGTGCAATTCAGATATTTGGCAAACCCCTAACCAAAAGAAATTTTGCAACCATACGCAGTCAAATAGGTTTTCTGTTTCAAAACCCTGATCTTCAAATTTTTTCGAATACAGTAAAAGACGAGGTAGCATTTATTTTAAGAACAAGGAAACTGCCGAGAGGGGAAATTGAAGAGAAAGTGAATGGAATTTTGACTGAAGTCGGGCTGTTGGCATACGCCGATATCCATCCGCATAGGCTCAGCCGTTGCCAGCGTCAGAAACTGGCAATTGCCTCTGTTTTAGTAGGAGATCCTGAGATTATCATGGCTGATGAACCGACCTCAGGCTTAGATGAAGAACAAAGTGTCGTGATCATGGAGCTGCTCTCAGCATTTCAGCAGCAAGGTAAAACAGTTATTCTCGTTACCCATGATCTGGGTTTGGCCAAACAATATGCCAATCGTATTGTGGCAATGCACAAGCACCGTCTGGCATTGGATATTCCGGCCCAAGAGATTGGTTCTTATGAAAAGACCCTTAAAGACATCGGGTTAGATTTCCAGAAGGAAGGCGTTGATTATGGATTTCATTGA
- a CDS encoding hydantoinase B/oxoprolinase family protein produces the protein MTRTNTEELINRTVIANRLDSITKEMGLALEHSAHSPIFAEACDFACCICDKDGELVSQLSGIPILATAGSFSVKAVLRKYQDTIKNGDVFIINDPYDGGNHLPDIGIITPVFFKESLMFFCVSRAHHGDIGGSTAGSYNPKATEIFQEGIRIPPTRLMCNNEFIIEVLDMILINTRNPNMLKSDLLAQIGANKVAVKRILEIVEAYTPAVVNKAMTETLEQTEMLTRKRIREVPDGIYRATEYIDDDGFQDEPVKIEIAVKIEGDRLLVDFEGTDKQVKGFINTSVVTATTASGIAVLWFLGSDIPRNGGAFRCIDVHLPKGSLVNPYEPAPVTLCTLTPASEIIGTVFQALGQAVPGKVPAGYARYAGPSYYGTDPRNNRYYVGFSFCSTGSGGAMKGSDGKSYMSAMSNFGGVRTPNIESNEIQYPHITCYHEMETDTAGAGEYRGGAGMRYAFELYDEGSHIVNFGDGMKFAPYGLNGGHEGSLNKGVFLHRGKPVIMESKEGPRCVSKGDQVILNSSGGGGWGDPLDRPAKKVYDDVLDEIITIKTAADLYGVVITKEGIDHDKTKQLRNGKKLCKN, from the coding sequence ATGACAAGGACAAATACGGAAGAACTTATTAATCGCACGGTCATCGCGAATCGTCTCGACAGTATCACCAAAGAAATGGGACTCGCTTTGGAGCATTCCGCCCATTCTCCGATTTTTGCCGAAGCCTGCGACTTTGCCTGCTGTATCTGTGATAAAGACGGAGAGTTGGTTTCTCAGTTAAGCGGTATTCCGATTTTAGCAACGGCAGGTTCTTTCAGCGTCAAAGCTGTTTTAAGAAAATATCAGGATACTATTAAAAATGGGGATGTTTTTATCATCAACGACCCCTATGACGGGGGGAATCATCTGCCGGACATCGGGATTATTACGCCTGTTTTTTTTAAGGAAAGCTTGATGTTCTTCTGTGTCAGCCGCGCTCACCACGGGGATATCGGCGGATCTACTGCCGGGAGCTATAATCCTAAAGCGACCGAGATATTCCAGGAAGGAATCCGCATCCCCCCAACAAGATTGATGTGCAACAATGAATTTATTATTGAAGTTTTAGACATGATCCTCATCAATACCCGGAATCCGAACATGCTGAAAAGCGACCTTCTCGCTCAAATCGGTGCCAATAAAGTTGCCGTTAAGCGCATCCTGGAGATAGTGGAAGCGTATACGCCCGCTGTCGTCAATAAAGCAATGACTGAAACCCTGGAGCAAACCGAAATGCTGACGAGGAAGCGGATTAGAGAGGTGCCTGACGGCATTTACCGTGCGACCGAATACATCGATGATGATGGTTTTCAAGATGAACCCGTCAAAATTGAAATTGCCGTGAAAATAGAAGGAGACCGTCTTCTGGTAGATTTTGAAGGTACAGATAAACAGGTTAAAGGTTTTATCAATACCTCTGTTGTCACTGCGACAACTGCTTCGGGCATTGCAGTTCTTTGGTTTTTAGGCTCTGATATTCCAAGAAACGGCGGCGCATTCCGCTGCATCGATGTCCATTTGCCCAAAGGTTCTTTGGTGAATCCCTATGAACCGGCGCCTGTAACGCTTTGTACGTTAACTCCGGCGAGCGAAATTATCGGTACCGTTTTTCAAGCCTTGGGTCAAGCAGTCCCCGGTAAGGTTCCTGCAGGATATGCACGTTATGCGGGACCTTCCTATTACGGTACGGATCCTAGAAATAACCGCTATTATGTGGGATTTTCTTTCTGCTCGACCGGGAGCGGCGGCGCCATGAAAGGAAGTGACGGAAAATCCTACATGTCGGCCATGTCCAATTTCGGAGGGGTTAGAACGCCTAATATTGAATCCAACGAAATCCAATATCCCCACATCACATGTTATCATGAAATGGAAACGGATACTGCAGGTGCCGGCGAATACCGGGGCGGCGCGGGAATGCGGTACGCGTTTGAACTGTACGATGAAGGCAGCCATATCGTGAATTTTGGTGACGGGATGAAATTTGCACCCTATGGTTTGAACGGAGGACATGAAGGGAGCTTAAACAAAGGTGTTTTTCTTCATAGGGGAAAACCGGTTATCATGGAGAGTAAAGAAGGCCCTAGATGTGTTTCCAAAGGCGATCAGGTCATTCTGAACTCCAGCGGTGGCGGCGGGTGGGGTGATCCCTTAGACCGCCCTGCCAAAAAAGTATACGATGATGTCTTGGATGAGATCATTACAATCAAAACGGCCGCAGATCTTTATGGCGTTGTTATCACAAAAGAAGGAATTGATCATGATAAAACGAAACAATTGAGAAACGGTAAAAAATTGTGTAAGAATTAA
- a CDS encoding energy-coupling factor transporter transmembrane component T, whose protein sequence is MDFIEKIDPRTKLVWCLTLILTALFSQNLILEIGMIALVMITDCIFSNHLKKYKILLPIMLLVASQIVVIQLLFCRDGDILWKWGILSVYTGAIPAAALGISRTAAVTLAAVQFTTWTSAIDAALMLIVWGVPYRYAMLVVMTKRFFPLMQKEYLAISESQSVRGYPSEGIKNRIKNLPLTFMPLLYRTVRHTSDIALAMELKGYGRSKQRTFGKHLHLKSWEMISMTALVLFFITVNLVP, encoded by the coding sequence ATGGATTTCATTGAAAAAATTGATCCACGTACGAAGTTGGTATGGTGTTTAACACTGATCCTTACGGCTTTGTTTTCGCAGAATCTGATTCTGGAAATTGGGATGATTGCATTGGTAATGATTACGGACTGTATTTTTTCTAACCATTTAAAAAAATATAAAATACTGCTGCCAATAATGCTTTTAGTAGCCTCGCAGATTGTTGTCATACAGCTATTGTTCTGCCGGGATGGAGATATTCTCTGGAAATGGGGTATTCTGTCTGTTTATACAGGCGCTATTCCGGCTGCTGCTTTGGGTATTTCCCGCACGGCAGCCGTGACTTTGGCTGCTGTTCAGTTTACGACCTGGACTTCTGCCATAGATGCGGCTTTAATGCTTATAGTGTGGGGTGTTCCTTATCGTTATGCTATGTTGGTCGTTATGACAAAACGTTTTTTTCCTCTGATGCAAAAGGAGTATCTGGCAATTTCAGAGAGTCAATCGGTTCGGGGTTATCCCTCGGAAGGGATTAAAAATAGAATCAAAAATCTTCCGTTAACGTTTATGCCGTTGCTCTATCGCACAGTCCGGCATACTTCAGATATCGCTCTTGCAATGGAGTTAAAAGGCTATGGCCGAAGCAAGCAGCGGACGTTTGGCAAACATTTGCATTTAAAAAGCTGGGAAATGATCAGCATGACGGCTCTTGTCCTATTTTTCATTACTGTTAACTTAGTACCTTGA
- a CDS encoding DUF2284 domain-containing protein, giving the protein MNKIDYQNNDYDFILQVKAKQQTAAILQKAMACDIFTAIEEGKSFSDLTNCLHLDEKGTFLFLDVLDKMGLIIRKEGYLCNAPVSAKYLTSTSPFFSLDALKNGEISGIFIAERLTSMLEYFRGNVFLDSFTPDVLSLPIQKFMMKQCIEISFNDQLPYDLIITGANYEKHAETINDDTVIAVMGRYSEEYSLYTAINLYENYLLQKDSSMLSANILSAKDISEFFEKKQMHQTPLLPLTGDISVIFASKNRHKLNELAITKEAQIYARLKRLPIQSITMINPQDVVTAHWAKDHCRYGCSSYGEKCCPPNSPSHEETRVKLDGYTKAFLIEGQPPTRDFQKLMLNAEKLAFKHGFYKAFSFWAGPCHICSECKPPEPPKKCTATRPSMESAGMDVFATVSKQGFTMRTLKDKREFVKYFGLLLLE; this is encoded by the coding sequence ATGAACAAAATTGATTATCAAAACAATGACTATGATTTTATATTGCAGGTCAAAGCGAAACAGCAAACAGCAGCGATTCTTCAGAAGGCGATGGCATGCGATATTTTTACCGCAATTGAAGAAGGAAAATCTTTCAGTGATCTGACCAATTGTCTCCATCTCGATGAGAAAGGAACGTTTCTTTTCCTCGACGTTTTAGACAAAATGGGTTTAATCATTAGGAAAGAAGGCTATCTGTGCAATGCCCCCGTCAGTGCTAAATACCTTACGTCAACAAGCCCTTTTTTTAGCCTGGACGCTTTAAAAAACGGTGAAATCAGCGGCATCTTTATCGCTGAAAGACTTACGTCCATGTTAGAATATTTTAGGGGGAATGTCTTCCTTGATAGCTTTACTCCTGATGTTCTTTCTCTGCCAATTCAAAAGTTTATGATGAAACAATGTATCGAGATTTCTTTTAATGATCAATTGCCCTATGATCTGATTATCACAGGCGCAAATTATGAAAAACACGCGGAAACCATCAACGATGACACAGTGATTGCTGTCATGGGCCGGTATTCTGAAGAATATTCTTTATATACTGCTATTAACCTATATGAAAATTACCTTCTTCAAAAAGACAGTTCCATGCTTTCGGCGAACATCCTTTCGGCTAAAGATATCTCTGAATTTTTTGAGAAGAAGCAGATGCATCAAACGCCTTTATTACCCCTCACCGGTGATATTTCGGTGATTTTTGCATCCAAGAATAGGCACAAATTAAATGAACTGGCCATAACAAAAGAAGCGCAAATTTACGCAAGATTAAAAAGACTGCCTATTCAGTCCATCACGATGATCAATCCTCAGGATGTGGTTACGGCCCACTGGGCAAAAGATCATTGCCGCTACGGATGCTCCAGCTATGGGGAAAAATGCTGTCCGCCAAATAGCCCTTCCCACGAGGAAACAAGGGTGAAATTAGACGGCTATACTAAAGCTTTTCTGATTGAAGGCCAACCGCCGACAAGGGATTTTCAAAAACTAATGCTGAATGCAGAGAAATTAGCTTTTAAACATGGATTCTATAAAGCATTCTCTTTTTGGGCAGGGCCCTGCCATATTTGCAGCGAGTGCAAGCCACCAGAACCACCCAAGAAGTGTACAGCTACGCGCCCCTCAATGGAGAGCGCTGGCATGGATGTCTTCGCTACCGTTTCTAAGCAAGGCTTTACAATGCGAACCTTGAAAGATAAACGGGAATTTGTCAAATACTTTGGACTGTTGCTTCTGGAGTAA